TGCAGCAAGGACAAGCGGGACGACCGCGAGGTCCTCCTCCCCGCTGACATAGACCGTGGCAGGCGGGTGGGCGATTGCGTCGTCGATACCGGCGACCAGTTCATCGGTGATGGTGCCCGGGGGATTTTTCACCCGGATTATCCGGCCGTGACAAGGAGGGGCCTGTGTGCACGGTGAACGCATGGTGTGCCCGTCAATGACTGACACGTCCGGGGCAACCCCGTTTTTCTGGAGGTTATGTGTCACCACATCGCCGACTGCGTACACCGTCCTGCGGGCAAGCAGCGGGAGGGCAGGTGCGATACCCGGATACAATTCGCCAAATGGATCTTTGAAAAAATGGCGTCTTTCTTCAGGCAGTATCAGCATCAGCGAACCTTCAGCGCATACCGGCCCTGGAGTCTGATGTTCATCTTTTTTGCTATATCAGAGTGTTCGGGGTCGATGATGACAAGATACCCTGCCCAGTCATCGCTTAAGTTCGTGGTGCCGCAGACCACGCAGTTCTCCCCGTCTACAACGCGATGGCAGTCGCGGCATACCTTGCCCTGTTTCTTCTTCCCGGGAGGTGGCATACCCTTACTTCTCCCGCGGCCTGCGGGTAGGCCGCTCCTTCTTCTCCGCCGGCTGGCCGCCTTTTTCGAGTGCCTTCTCCTTCTCGAGGTTCATATCCTCCTCGAGCCAGAGTGCAGTGCCGAGGCCGGCCTGCCGCATCGTGAGCCCGATCTTGCTGTCACGGGGCTCGCGCTCGTTTAAGCTTAGCGTCACGACGCGGGCACGGATCGTGTCACCCACGCCTACGAACCGTTTCGATTCCTGGCAGATGAGCCGTGAATTCTTCTCATCAAAATTGATGTATTCATCGGAGATCTGGCTGACGTGCAGCATCGCATCGATCGGGCCAAGTG
Above is a genomic segment from Methanoregula sp. containing:
- a CDS encoding GTP-dependent dephospho-CoA kinase family protein, with translation MLILPEERRHFFKDPFGELYPGIAPALPLLARRTVYAVGDVVTHNLQKNGVAPDVSVIDGHTMRSPCTQAPPCHGRIIRVKNPPGTITDELVAGIDDAIAHPPATVYVSGEEDLAVVPLVLAAPEGVVVLYGQPHRGVVVRTVDAKAKEAARELLSHFIRSDTV
- a CDS encoding DNA-directed RNA polymerase, subunit E'' — translated: MPPPGKKKQGKVCRDCHRVVDGENCVVCGTTNLSDDWAGYLVIIDPEHSDIAKKMNIRLQGRYALKVR
- a CDS encoding DNA-directed RNA polymerase; the encoded protein is MYNKIRLDDKVRVPPNRLGENLEKVILDVLQEHLEGSIDKEIGIFICVTRVLEVGEGEIVPGDGGIYYDVKFEALVLRLALQEVIEGVVVETTSFGAFVSLGPIDAMLHVSQISDEYINFDEKNSRLICQESKRFVGVGDTIRARVVTLSLNEREPRDSKIGLTMRQAGLGTALWLEEDMNLEKEKALEKGGQPAEKKERPTRRPREK